Proteins co-encoded in one Deinococcus carri genomic window:
- a CDS encoding aminopeptidase, whose protein sequence is MTSNPGFEEKLARYAELLVRTGVNLPEGGKVQVNAPVEAAALARLVARAAYQAGATDVRVNYNDQHLSLALYEDGTDTAVEFLPEWSAQEGEHLVADGYAFISIVGSDPSLLAGVNPERVARRSKLAAQKGQHVQKAIGGFEVNWTVAAMSTPAWARRVYPELPEAEAVARLWDDIFAVTRADRPDPVAAWDAHLARLERLTAYLNEKQYAAIHLRSGLGTDLTVGLADGHIWQGGAETARNGIRAVPNLPTDEVFTAPHRERVDGVAVASKPLSARGQLIEGIRVRFEGGKAVEVSAEKGEETLRQLMETDEGAAHLGEIALVPASAPVAQTGTLFLNTLFDENAASHIALGRCYPTNVQHGENPEALLAAGGNDSLIHVDWMIGTPDTDVDGITAGGQREALMRGGEWVVGEPSAVSVQLSAAEAEA, encoded by the coding sequence ATGACCTCCAACCCCGGTTTTGAAGAGAAGCTCGCCCGCTACGCCGAACTCCTCGTCCGCACGGGCGTGAACCTGCCGGAAGGCGGGAAGGTGCAGGTGAACGCCCCGGTGGAGGCGGCGGCGCTGGCCCGCCTCGTCGCCCGCGCCGCGTATCAGGCGGGGGCCACAGACGTGCGGGTGAACTACAACGACCAGCACCTCTCGCTCGCGCTGTACGAGGACGGCACCGACACGGCGGTGGAGTTCCTGCCCGAGTGGAGCGCCCAGGAGGGAGAACATCTGGTGGCCGACGGGTACGCCTTCATCTCGATCGTCGGCAGCGATCCTTCCCTGCTGGCGGGCGTGAACCCCGAGCGTGTGGCGCGGCGCAGCAAACTCGCCGCACAGAAGGGGCAGCACGTGCAGAAGGCCATCGGCGGCTTCGAGGTCAACTGGACGGTCGCCGCCATGAGCACCCCCGCCTGGGCACGCCGCGTCTACCCGGAGCTGCCCGAGGCGGAGGCCGTCGCCCGCCTGTGGGACGACATCTTCGCCGTCACCCGCGCCGACCGACCCGACCCGGTGGCCGCCTGGGACGCACACCTCGCGCGCCTGGAACGCCTGACCGCCTACCTGAACGAGAAGCAGTACGCGGCGATTCACCTCCGCAGCGGGCTGGGCACCGACCTCACGGTGGGCCTCGCGGACGGCCACATCTGGCAGGGCGGCGCGGAGACGGCCCGAAACGGCATCCGCGCCGTGCCCAACCTCCCCACCGACGAGGTCTTCACGGCCCCCCACCGCGAGCGGGTGGACGGTGTGGCGGTCGCCAGCAAGCCCCTCAGTGCGCGCGGGCAACTGATCGAGGGCATTCGCGTGCGCTTCGAGGGCGGGAAGGCCGTCGAGGTCAGCGCCGAGAAGGGCGAGGAGACGCTGAGGCAGCTGATGGAGACGGACGAGGGGGCCGCGCACCTGGGCGAAATCGCGCTGGTCCCGGCCTCCGCCCCCGTCGCGCAGACTGGAACACTGTTCCTGAACACCCTCTTCGACGAGAACGCCGCCTCGCACATCGCCCTGGGCCGCTGCTACCCCACCAACGTCCAGCACGGCGAGAACCCCGAAGCCCTGCTCGCGGCGGGCGGCAACGACTCCCTGATCCACGTGGACTGGATGATCGGCACGCCCGACACCGACGTGGACGGCATCACGGCGGGCGGCCAGCGCGAGGCCCTGATGCGCGGCGGGGAGTGGGTGGTGGGAGAGCCTTCAGCCGTCAGCGTTCAGCTCTCCGCAGCCGAGGCCGAAGCTTAA
- a CDS encoding peptidylprolyl isomerase produces MTGNDTYTEGGYTQAPELSRERQTRFSQAPELGEGIDPGKSYRAVFETSKGRIVLDLFPDEAPVTVNSFAYLLRHHYYDGIKFHRVIDGFMAQGGDPTGTGAGGPGYKFEDEFGSTHRHDRKGVLSMANAGPSTNGSQFFITFGPTPHLDGRHTVFGQVVEGMDVLDRLTRIQPGMPGTPDVIERAYLVEKAEG; encoded by the coding sequence ATGACCGGCAACGACACCTACACCGAAGGCGGCTACACCCAGGCCCCCGAACTCTCCCGCGAGCGCCAGACGCGCTTCTCGCAGGCCCCCGAACTGGGCGAGGGTATCGACCCCGGCAAGAGCTACCGCGCCGTGTTCGAGACCAGCAAGGGCCGCATCGTGCTGGACCTCTTCCCGGACGAGGCCCCCGTCACCGTGAACTCGTTCGCGTACCTGCTGCGCCACCACTACTACGACGGCATCAAGTTTCACCGCGTCATCGACGGCTTCATGGCGCAGGGCGGCGACCCCACCGGCACTGGCGCGGGCGGCCCCGGCTACAAGTTCGAGGACGAGTTTGGCAGCACGCACCGCCACGACCGCAAGGGGGTCCTGAGCATGGCGAACGCCGGCCCCAGCACCAACGGCTCGCAGTTCTTCATCACCTTCGGCCCCACGCCGCACCTCGACGGCCGCCACACTGTCTTCGGTCAGGTCGTGGAGGGCATGGACGTGCTGGACCGCCTGACCCGCATCCAGCCCGGCATGCCCGGCACGCCGGACGTGATCGAGCGGGCATACCTGGTGGAGAAGGCCGAAGGCTGA
- a CDS encoding protein jag has product MDNRTNLDDYLAGLGISDADDVVPLPPAPEVAAPASSAPEAMDEDPRAVLERFLQGLTARIDPTLTITVREGEDALEAEIGGENAGRLAGRDGRTLGAIEVLAYTVLAKQAGRSDLRVRVDVGGFRKRQADTLSRLAERLAVQVAKSGEAHELQPMPAADRRVIHIALKEHPDVTTESVGEGASRRLLIKPRSYEP; this is encoded by the coding sequence ATGGACAACCGCACGAACCTCGACGACTATCTCGCGGGGCTGGGCATCAGTGACGCCGACGACGTGGTGCCGCTGCCGCCCGCGCCCGAGGTCGCCGCACCGGCTTCCTCCGCCCCGGAGGCCATGGACGAGGACCCCCGCGCGGTGCTGGAACGGTTTCTCCAGGGGCTGACCGCCCGCATCGACCCCACGCTCACCATCACCGTCCGCGAGGGCGAGGACGCGCTGGAGGCCGAGATCGGCGGGGAGAACGCTGGCCGGCTGGCGGGCCGCGACGGGCGCACCCTGGGGGCCATCGAGGTGCTGGCATACACCGTGCTCGCCAAGCAGGCGGGCCGCAGCGACCTGCGTGTGCGGGTGGACGTGGGCGGCTTCCGCAAGCGGCAGGCCGATACCCTGTCCCGTCTGGCCGAGCGCCTGGCCGTGCAGGTCGCCAAGAGCGGCGAGGCCCACGAACTCCAGCCCATGCCCGCCGCCGACCGCCGCGTGATTCACATCGCCCTCAAGGAACACCCCGACGTGACCACCGAATCGGTCGGGGAGGGGGCCTCCCGGCGACTGCTGATCAAGCCGAGAAGCTATGAGCCGTGA
- the prmC gene encoding peptide chain release factor N(5)-glutamine methyltransferase: protein MAFPLTLRAWLQEATRLLREAGVPSPEADARTLVLHALNLGGAALLTQGGEVVPEADATRLAALLARRAAREPLQHLLGEVEWGGVRLRTDGRALVPRPETEWLLHLALEALKDWPAPRVLDVGTGTGALALGLKAARPDASVTATDLSPDALTLARENARLNGLDVVFVEGSLLAGLPGPFDLIVSNPPYLPDTDRMGAAPEVRCDPDLALYAGPDGLDVARPLAAQAAAALAPDGTLLLELDPRNATLFAAELRAAGWQAGVLPDLVGRERFVRAGRG, encoded by the coding sequence ATGGCCTTTCCCCTCACCCTCCGCGCGTGGTTGCAGGAAGCCACGCGCCTGCTGCGTGAGGCGGGCGTGCCCTCGCCAGAGGCCGACGCGCGGACGCTGGTGCTGCACGCGCTGAACCTGGGCGGCGCGGCCCTGCTGACCCAGGGCGGGGAGGTCGTGCCGGAGGCGGACGCGACGCGGCTGGCGGCCCTGCTCGCGCGGCGGGCCGCCCGCGAACCCCTCCAGCATCTGCTAGGCGAGGTGGAGTGGGGCGGCGTGCGCCTGCGGACCGACGGGCGGGCGCTGGTGCCGCGTCCCGAGACGGAGTGGCTGCTGCACCTCGCGCTGGAGGCCCTGAAGGACTGGCCCGCCCCGCGCGTGCTGGACGTGGGCACCGGCACAGGCGCTCTGGCACTGGGGCTGAAGGCCGCCCGACCGGACGCCAGCGTCACCGCCACCGACCTCAGCCCCGACGCCCTGACGCTGGCGCGCGAGAATGCCCGGCTGAACGGGCTGGACGTGGTCTTCGTGGAGGGGAGCCTGCTGGCGGGCCTGCCCGGTCCCTTCGACCTGATCGTGAGCAACCCCCCCTACCTGCCCGACACCGACCGCATGGGGGCCGCCCCCGAGGTGCGCTGCGACCCCGACCTCGCGCTGTATGCCGGCCCCGACGGGCTGGATGTGGCCCGGCCCCTGGCGGCGCAGGCGGCAGCTGCCCTCGCTCCCGACGGCACGCTGCTGCTGGAACTCGACCCCCGCAACGCCACTCTCTTCGCCGCGGAACTGCGCGCCGCGGGCTGGCAGGCCGGGGTGCTGCCCGACCTGGTGGGGCGGGAACGGTTCGTGAGGGCGGGAAGGGGTTAG
- the ribH gene encoding 6,7-dimethyl-8-ribityllumazine synthase, which yields MNRIEANLLATGLKFAIVGTRWNHFIVDRLVEGAQTAFVQHGGDSADLDLYVVPGSFEVPLVARRLAESGRYDAVVCLGAVIKGATDHYDFVAGAATNGILNSMLHTGVPIAFGVLTTDTIEQAVERAGTKAGNKGAEAVLAMIETANLLRQIPG from the coding sequence ATGAACCGTATCGAAGCCAACCTGCTTGCCACCGGCCTCAAGTTCGCCATCGTCGGCACGCGCTGGAACCATTTCATCGTGGACCGACTGGTGGAGGGCGCGCAGACCGCCTTCGTGCAGCACGGCGGCGACAGCGCCGACCTCGACCTGTACGTGGTGCCCGGCAGCTTTGAGGTGCCCCTGGTGGCCCGCCGCCTCGCGGAAAGCGGGCGCTACGACGCGGTGGTATGCCTGGGGGCCGTCATCAAGGGCGCGACCGACCATTACGACTTCGTGGCGGGCGCGGCCACCAACGGCATCCTGAACTCGATGCTGCACACAGGGGTGCCCATCGCCTTCGGCGTCCTAACCACCGACACCATCGAGCAGGCGGTCGAGCGGGCCGGGACCAAGGCGGGCAACAAGGGCGCGGAGGCCGTGCTGGCGATGATCGAGACGGCCAACCTGCTGCGGCAGATTCCGGGGTGA
- the purC gene encoding phosphoribosylaminoimidazolesuccinocarboxamide synthase — translation MKLEQRYEGKAKKVYATENPHEYVVEYKDDATAFNGVKKAQIQGKGEINNAITAHLFPLLERAGIPTHFLEKLGDREQRVRAVEIIPVEVIVRNVAAGSFSKRLGIEEGTPLARPVVEYCYKSDALGDPLINTDTAVALGWAGEDELRRIRELALNIRDFLVPYFAERGIRLIDFKLEFGRTHDGTVVLADEISPDTCRFWDAQTNEKMDKDRFRRDLGGVEDAYAEMLRRVTAPAEG, via the coding sequence ATGAAGCTTGAGCAACGGTACGAAGGCAAGGCCAAGAAGGTCTACGCGACCGAGAACCCGCATGAGTACGTGGTGGAGTACAAGGACGACGCGACCGCCTTCAACGGCGTCAAAAAGGCCCAGATTCAGGGCAAGGGCGAGATCAACAACGCGATCACTGCGCACCTGTTTCCCCTGCTGGAGAGAGCGGGCATCCCCACCCACTTCCTGGAAAAGCTGGGTGACCGCGAGCAGCGCGTGCGGGCGGTGGAGATCATCCCGGTGGAAGTCATCGTACGCAATGTGGCGGCGGGCAGCTTCAGCAAGAGGCTGGGCATCGAGGAAGGCACGCCCCTCGCGCGGCCCGTCGTCGAGTACTGCTACAAGTCCGACGCGCTGGGCGACCCCCTCATCAACACCGATACCGCCGTCGCCCTGGGCTGGGCAGGTGAGGACGAGCTGCGGCGCATCCGCGAGCTGGCCCTCAACATCCGCGACTTCCTGGTGCCCTACTTCGCGGAGCGCGGCATCCGCCTGATCGACTTCAAGCTGGAATTCGGCCGCACCCACGACGGCACCGTGGTCCTGGCCGACGAGATCAGCCCCGACACCTGCCGCTTCTGGGACGCCCAGACGAACGAGAAGATGGACAAGGACCGCTTCCGCCGCGACCTGGGCGGGGTGGAGGACGCGTATGCGGAGATGCTGAGGCGCGTCACCGCGCCCGCAGAAGGCTGA
- the purS gene encoding phosphoribosylformylglycinamidine synthase subunit PurS, with amino-acid sequence MPTFNAKVFVTLKPSILDPQGRTVERALSHLDHANVAGVRVGKYIELTLSGERAEVEAQLADIVENVLSNPVMENARWELEEAREVAGA; translated from the coding sequence ATGCCCACCTTTAACGCCAAAGTCTTCGTCACCCTCAAGCCCTCCATCCTCGACCCGCAGGGCCGCACCGTCGAGCGGGCGCTGTCGCACCTGGACCACGCGAACGTGGCGGGCGTGCGCGTCGGGAAATACATCGAACTCACGCTGAGCGGCGAGCGGGCAGAAGTCGAGGCGCAACTGGCCGACATTGTGGAGAACGTGCTGAGCAATCCCGTGATGGAAAACGCGCGCTGGGAACTGGAAGAGGCGCGCGAGGTGGCGGGCGCGTGA
- the purQ gene encoding phosphoribosylformylglycinamidine synthase subunit PurQ translates to MKTAVIQFPGSNCDADALHAARLTLDPDAQFVWHTEAGLPEGTELVFLPGGFSYGDHLRSGAIAARSPIMAAVKEHAERGGFVLGVCNGFQVLTESGLLPGALSRNRDLHFHCAPVHLRVENHQTAFTGAYEANQVLEIPIAHGEGNYYADPETIARLEAEGRVVFRYMDNPNGSLNDIAGIINEDGNVLGMMPHPERAVELLLGSEDGLGMFESLKVGVVK, encoded by the coding sequence GTGAAGACGGCCGTCATTCAATTTCCCGGCTCCAACTGCGACGCCGACGCGCTGCACGCCGCGCGGCTGACGCTGGACCCGGACGCGCAGTTCGTGTGGCACACGGAAGCGGGCCTCCCGGAAGGCACCGAGCTGGTGTTCCTGCCGGGTGGCTTCAGCTATGGCGACCACCTCCGTTCCGGGGCGATTGCGGCCCGCAGCCCCATCATGGCCGCTGTGAAGGAACATGCCGAGCGCGGCGGGTTTGTGCTGGGCGTGTGCAACGGCTTTCAGGTGCTGACCGAATCCGGCCTGCTACCGGGTGCCCTCTCGCGCAACCGCGACCTGCACTTCCACTGTGCGCCCGTGCATCTGCGGGTGGAGAACCACCAGACGGCCTTCACGGGGGCGTATGAGGCGAATCAGGTGCTGGAAATCCCCATCGCGCACGGCGAGGGCAACTACTACGCCGACCCCGAGACGATTGCCCGCCTGGAGGCCGAGGGCCGCGTGGTCTTCCGCTACATGGACAACCCCAACGGCTCGCTGAACGACATCGCCGGCATCATCAACGAGGACGGAAACGTGCTGGGCATGATGCCGCACCCCGAGCGGGCGGTGGAGCTGCTGCTGGGCAGTGAGGACGGGCTGGGGATGTTCGAGTCGCTGAAAGTGGGCGTGGTGAAGTGA
- a CDS encoding DinB family protein: protein MNELQDFLTEQYAAELNAFRAALNAVPDEHFAAAGVGHSPAWHALHIAEWLRLAVLGDRSATYAHLGWEDQPWVQALSGTPALSEDAGKDAVLAYLDDISGQVLTFLQNMSAEELQGTSFSPSAPGGERPRLQGIGLHLRHVAYHRGQVRLGMKEQA, encoded by the coding sequence GTGAACGAGTTGCAGGATTTCCTGACCGAGCAGTACGCCGCCGAGTTGAACGCCTTCCGGGCGGCCCTGAATGCCGTTCCCGACGAGCATTTCGCTGCTGCGGGCGTGGGCCACAGTCCCGCGTGGCACGCCCTGCATATCGCGGAGTGGCTGCGGCTGGCCGTGCTGGGCGACCGTTCCGCCACCTACGCCCACCTGGGCTGGGAGGACCAGCCCTGGGTGCAGGCCCTGAGCGGCACCCCCGCCCTCAGCGAGGACGCGGGGAAGGACGCAGTGCTGGCTTATCTGGACGATATTTCCGGGCAAGTGCTGACGTTCCTCCAGAACATGAGCGCCGAAGAGTTGCAGGGCACGAGTTTTTCCCCCAGTGCCCCCGGCGGCGAGCGCCCGCGCCTCCAGGGCATCGGGCTGCACCTGCGGCACGTCGCCTACCACCGGGGCCAGGTGCGCCTGGGGATGAAGGAGCAGGCATGA
- the purL gene encoding phosphoribosylformylglycinamidine synthase subunit PurL has product MTAVNPSLRDRAGTFGLTPEEYDLLVQGIGREPNALEAAIVGAMWSEHCGYKNSRPLFRAFPTTGPQVLQGPGENAGVVDIGEGWGVAFKMESHNHPSAVEPVQGAATGVGGILRDIFAMGARPFAVLDSLRFGNPDSPRTRFLVNGVVEGISHYGNAIGVPTVGGEVTFHPSYQENPLVNVMALGLLRHEDLAKGTMGAVGNQIVYVGSKTGRDGLGGAVFSSADLSAASQADRPAVQVGDPFMEKLLLEATLEAIQAGVVAGVQDMGAAGLVSSTCEMAYRAGLGITMDLDLVPTRESGMVPMELCLSESQERMILVPVPGREQELLDLLAKWELDVVTIGEVEAHDRYRLTWKGEVVCDLPVALLNEAPKYTREGVESADIRAKRERDLSGVPVPGDLGAVLVDLLSHPTIASKRPIFERYDHQVMTNTVVVPGAADAAVLRVKGSGMGVAATSDCNPRFVYLDPYKGAAAAVAEAARNLACVGATPLAITDNLNFGNPHEPGVYFQLQQAVQGIADACRALNTPVTGGNVSLYNQYTEGDHKVAIHPTPTIGMVGVLPDVTVRATLDLKAGPHTLYLLGRHATTLGASQYLETVHGLEAGQVPDLDLDLEQKVIEGTLALIRAGLTTTAHDPSEGGLAVALAEMAIAGGQGLKVELKAPEGARPDAVLFGEAHSRVVVAVPLGHEQAAQELLDGLGVPYTALGESLGGSDRVTISVTGANVQLSVTLDALKTAFETPLREILA; this is encoded by the coding sequence ATGACAGCGGTCAATCCCTCCCTGCGCGACCGCGCGGGAACCTTCGGCCTCACCCCCGAGGAATACGACCTCCTCGTGCAGGGCATCGGGCGCGAGCCGAACGCGCTGGAAGCCGCCATCGTCGGGGCGATGTGGTCCGAACACTGCGGCTACAAGAACTCGCGGCCCCTCTTCCGCGCCTTCCCCACGACCGGGCCGCAGGTGCTGCAAGGCCCCGGCGAGAACGCGGGCGTGGTGGACATCGGCGAAGGCTGGGGCGTGGCCTTCAAGATGGAGAGCCACAACCACCCCTCGGCGGTGGAACCCGTGCAGGGCGCGGCGACCGGCGTGGGCGGCATCCTGCGCGACATCTTCGCGATGGGGGCGCGGCCCTTCGCCGTGCTGGACTCCCTCAGATTCGGCAACCCCGACAGCCCCCGCACCCGCTTCCTGGTGAACGGCGTGGTGGAGGGCATCAGCCACTACGGGAACGCCATCGGTGTGCCGACAGTGGGCGGTGAAGTGACCTTCCATCCCTCCTACCAGGAGAACCCGCTGGTCAACGTGATGGCCCTGGGCCTGCTGCGTCACGAGGATTTGGCGAAGGGGACGATGGGCGCGGTGGGCAACCAGATTGTGTACGTCGGCTCCAAGACCGGGCGCGACGGGCTGGGCGGCGCGGTGTTCTCCTCCGCCGACCTCAGCGCGGCCAGCCAGGCCGACCGTCCCGCCGTGCAGGTGGGCGACCCCTTCATGGAGAAGCTGCTGCTGGAGGCCACGCTGGAGGCCATTCAGGCGGGCGTGGTGGCGGGCGTGCAGGACATGGGCGCGGCGGGCCTGGTGTCCTCGACGTGCGAGATGGCCTACCGCGCCGGATTGGGCATCACGATGGACCTCGACCTCGTGCCCACGCGCGAGAGCGGCATGGTGCCGATGGAACTGTGCCTCAGCGAGTCGCAGGAGCGCATGATTCTGGTGCCGGTGCCGGGCCGGGAGCAGGAATTGCTGGACCTCCTCGCCAAGTGGGAACTGGACGTGGTGACGATTGGTGAGGTGGAGGCGCACGACCGCTACCGCCTGACATGGAAGGGCGAGGTGGTCTGCGACCTGCCCGTGGCCCTGCTGAACGAGGCCCCCAAGTACACCCGCGAGGGCGTGGAGTCGGCGGACATCCGGGCCAAGCGCGAGCGGGACCTGAGCGGCGTGCCCGTGCCCGGCGACTTGGGCGCGGTGCTGGTGGACCTGCTCTCGCACCCCACGATTGCCAGCAAGCGGCCTATCTTTGAACGCTACGACCATCAGGTGATGACGAACACGGTGGTGGTGCCCGGAGCCGCCGACGCCGCCGTCCTGCGCGTGAAGGGGAGCGGGATGGGCGTGGCCGCCACCTCCGACTGCAACCCGCGCTTCGTGTACCTCGACCCGTACAAGGGGGCTGCCGCCGCCGTCGCGGAAGCCGCCCGCAACCTCGCCTGCGTGGGCGCGACGCCGCTCGCCATCACCGACAACCTCAACTTCGGGAACCCGCACGAGCCGGGGGTGTACTTCCAGCTTCAGCAGGCGGTGCAGGGCATCGCGGACGCCTGCCGCGCGCTGAACACGCCGGTGACGGGCGGCAACGTCAGCCTCTACAACCAGTACACGGAAGGGGACCACAAGGTCGCCATTCACCCCACCCCCACCATCGGCATGGTCGGCGTGCTGCCCGATGTGACCGTGCGCGCCACCCTGGACCTGAAGGCCGGGCCGCACACCCTCTACCTGCTGGGCCGCCACGCGACCACCCTCGGGGCCTCGCAGTACCTCGAAACGGTGCATGGGCTGGAGGCGGGGCAGGTACCTGACCTGGACCTCGACCTCGAACAGAAGGTCATCGAGGGCACCCTCGCCCTGATTCGCGCCGGGCTGACGACCACTGCGCACGACCCTTCCGAGGGCGGCCTGGCCGTGGCCCTGGCCGAGATGGCGATTGCGGGCGGGCAGGGGCTGAAGGTGGAGCTGAAGGCACCGGAAGGCGCGCGCCCCGATGCCGTGCTGTTCGGGGAGGCGCACAGCCGCGTCGTCGTGGCCGTGCCGCTGGGCCACGAGCAGGCGGCGCAGGAGCTGCTGGACGGCCTGGGAGTCCCCTATACCGCGCTGGGCGAGAGCCTGGGCGGCAGTGACCGCGTGACCATTTCCGTGACGGGCGCGAACGTACAGTTGAGCGTGACCCTCGACGCCCTGAAGACCGCCTTCGAGACGCCGCTGCGGGAGATCCTGGCGTGA
- the purF gene encoding amidophosphoribosyltransferase: MIFDPATDKPQDECGVFGLYSPQPQDLAWLTYLGLFALQHRGQEAAGMCVSDGEKFHVDKDLGLVTQVFDERRLDGLRLPNARVSIGHVRYSTTGSNLRFNAQPLTTRTNKGILGLAHNGNFVNAREVRSAMLMEGALFQTTNDSEVMLNLIARESHMDLIEATAGAMQQLRGGYACVLMSRTQLIGFRDPHGVRPLVIGQREDGAWVLASEPCALYAVGARLVRDVQPGELVWMDRDGLHSLMVEPKRPTPCSFEWIYFARSDGELDGVDIHASRIRMGEQLAREKPVDADIVVPVPDSGIGAAIGYARESGIPFDYGLYKNPYAGRTFIAPTQEARELKVKMKLSPTSAVRGKRVILVDDSIVRGTTSRQIVNLLREAGATEVHFRVSSPPITHPCFYGIDTAARKELVASTHTVEEIRDLIGADTLAFISEPGLRKAIGGQGLCGACFTGEYPAGTPLLNDVDKLALEV, encoded by the coding sequence GTGATCTTCGACCCCGCCACCGACAAGCCGCAGGACGAGTGCGGGGTGTTCGGCCTCTACTCGCCGCAGCCGCAGGACCTCGCCTGGCTGACGTACCTGGGCCTCTTCGCCCTGCAACACCGCGGGCAGGAGGCGGCGGGCATGTGCGTCAGCGACGGCGAGAAGTTCCATGTGGACAAGGACCTGGGCCTGGTGACGCAGGTCTTCGACGAGCGGCGGCTGGACGGCCTGCGCCTCCCCAATGCCCGCGTGAGCATCGGCCACGTGCGCTACTCGACCACCGGCAGCAACCTGCGCTTCAATGCCCAGCCCCTCACCACCCGCACGAACAAGGGCATCCTGGGGCTGGCGCACAACGGCAACTTCGTGAACGCCCGCGAGGTCCGCAGCGCGATGCTGATGGAAGGCGCGCTCTTCCAGACCACCAACGACAGCGAAGTGATGCTGAACCTGATCGCCCGCGAGTCGCACATGGACCTGATCGAGGCGACGGCGGGCGCGATGCAGCAGCTCCGGGGCGGCTACGCCTGCGTGCTGATGAGCCGCACCCAACTGATCGGCTTCCGCGACCCCCACGGCGTGCGGCCCCTGGTCATCGGGCAGCGCGAGGACGGCGCATGGGTACTCGCCTCCGAACCCTGCGCCCTGTACGCGGTCGGCGCGCGGCTCGTCCGCGACGTGCAGCCCGGCGAACTGGTCTGGATGGACCGGGACGGCCTGCACTCGCTGATGGTGGAGCCGAAGCGGCCCACGCCCTGCTCCTTCGAGTGGATTTACTTTGCCCGCAGCGACGGCGAACTCGACGGCGTGGACATTCACGCCAGCCGCATCCGCATGGGTGAACAGCTCGCCCGCGAGAAGCCGGTGGACGCCGACATCGTGGTGCCCGTGCCCGACAGCGGCATCGGCGCGGCCATCGGGTACGCCCGCGAGAGCGGTATTCCCTTCGACTACGGCCTGTACAAGAACCCCTACGCGGGCCGCACCTTCATCGCCCCCACCCAGGAGGCGCGCGAGCTGAAGGTGAAGATGAAGCTCTCGCCCACCAGCGCCGTGCGGGGCAAGCGCGTCATTCTGGTGGACGACTCCATCGTGCGCGGCACCACCAGCCGCCAGATCGTGAACCTGCTGCGTGAGGCGGGGGCCACCGAGGTCCACTTCCGCGTGTCCAGCCCGCCCATCACGCACCCGTGCTTCTACGGCATCGACACTGCCGCCCGCAAGGAACTGGTCGCCAGCACCCACACCGTAGAGGAAATCCGCGACCTGATCGGCGCGGACACCCTCGCCTTCATCAGCGAGCCGGGGCTGAGAAAGGCTATCGGCGGCCAGGGCCTGTGCGGCGCGTGCTTCACGGGAGAATACCCGGCGGGGACACCGCTGCTGAATGATGTGGACAAGCTGGCGTTGGAGGTTTGA
- a CDS encoding type II toxin-antitoxin system PemK/MazF family toxin, with product MKLIRRGDIWLINYRPDGREGEAAQTHPGIVVTNNAANVSTHLLMTVPLTSNVERLYITNILLPNQRTGLDHDSKAQVEAMRATHVSRLIKRLGHVPDDLMTEVDGKVRLHLGL from the coding sequence ATGAAACTGATCCGGCGCGGTGATATCTGGCTCATCAATTACCGCCCAGATGGACGTGAGGGAGAGGCGGCCCAGACCCATCCCGGTATCGTCGTGACCAACAACGCCGCCAACGTCAGCACTCACCTGCTGATGACGGTGCCCCTGACCAGCAACGTGGAACGCCTGTATATCACCAACATTCTGCTGCCCAACCAACGGACCGGGCTGGACCACGACAGCAAGGCCCAGGTGGAAGCCATGCGGGCCACCCACGTCAGCCGCCTCATCAAGCGGCTGGGGCATGTGCCGGATGACCTGATGACGGAAGTGGACGGGAAGGTGAGACTGCATCTGGGGTTGTGA
- a CDS encoding ribbon-helix-helix domain-containing protein has product MTNATRISATLPPDLAAFLDEYQETHHLSSRSAALAEAVRALRDQNLQEAYQELGEAQRSGQETYPDDNLDGLENE; this is encoded by the coding sequence ATGACCAATGCCACTCGCATCAGTGCCACTCTTCCACCGGACCTCGCTGCCTTTCTGGACGAGTACCAGGAAACCCACCACCTGAGTTCCCGCAGCGCTGCCCTTGCAGAAGCGGTGCGTGCCCTGCGCGACCAGAACCTTCAGGAGGCTTATCAGGAACTCGGCGAGGCGCAGCGCAGCGGACAGGAAACCTATCCTGACGACAACCTCGACGGCCTGGAGAACGAATGA
- a CDS encoding YwbE family protein — MTPPPRSAIRPSLTVDIVQKQDQPTGRLTRGVVAQLLTRSPTHPHGIKVRLTSGQVGRVQAVVGPAGED, encoded by the coding sequence ATGACCCCTCCCCCCCGTTCCGCCATTCGCCCCAGCCTCACCGTGGACATCGTGCAGAAGCAGGACCAGCCCACCGGCAGGCTCACGCGCGGCGTGGTGGCGCAACTGCTCACGCGCTCGCCCACGCATCCGCACGGCATCAAGGTGCGGCTGACGTCAGGGCAGGTCGGCCGGGTGCAGGCGGTGGTGGGGCCAGCCGGGGAGGATTAA